A single window of Amyelois transitella isolate CPQ chromosome 17, ilAmyTran1.1, whole genome shotgun sequence DNA harbors:
- the LOC106134287 gene encoding serine/threonine-protein kinase mTor, protein MASNQVYELVSGLKSRHAETRHKAIRELLHFAKTDLREMSQDTLTQVLDDFNQQIHSLTSSFDTNEKKAGILTIVCLIGGDTETTKTRTLRYANYLRYIFPTTDMGILELAAKTMGRLAVTLGVKRGEYVEFEIKRACEWLAEDRNEAKRLSAVLILRELAIAMPSYFYQHINSFFNYIMIPLRDPKDQVREVAAKTLRAALQVTAQREIPEQTYKAHWYIQCYEEAVTSFSDSVRSLNRDESLHGALLILNELLRCSNSIWEKKYTTLMQKLDSEQDTSDDMSSFNVKMQSSFTKSYSDEKNQVVSVNESSICKKLISEKYETICSEIMALQMSRSPNVHQMLLLIIPRLAAFNKDAFSKKHLKSTINHVITFLTGKDKEKAMAFTTLGLICVAVEEEIQPYLTRIIEIIKVTLMTKDTPKKRTGVDTAVFNCVTLLGFAMKEKVSNDVKELLEPMCATGLTAHLTTCFKELSQNMPSLKKEITDRLLNMLSIILRKKPYAPNTSENPLVQIMSSAILVEAHDATKLVLALKTLGSFDFEWNNTLMSFIRRCTDHYLSSEQHDVRLEAVKTASKLLTKAVERCAVTNSRTLNLLIDESLGKFLSVGRSDFDQEVRYRVFEIFSNSIFDKYLAVEEHLNCLFVAINDSNSEVGELALCVVGRLSNLNPSYTTPTLRQLFVQILMELQHSESTHTKEQALRMINNLICHAPRLTRQFVDTILKVLVPMLREEASNTAMIVTTLKAIGDLAEVNGGGAALNQWRQELMEIQIDILSDPNQPEKRSVALWSFGQIISATGYVVRPYMDHPQLMDLLLNFLKSEQQPRDRRETIRVLGLLGALDPYKHKVNQGLIDFQTISTLIPISEPSKTEHFDSNVSEMLVNMSPLVLDEFYPAIVVTSLMRILRDPMLAQYHTSVVHAVTIIFQTLGIKCVPYISRVTPTLLFVIRNTDNSNFREFLITQLAQLISVVKIYIRPYLEDIFDLIKEYWTPESQLQPTLIMLVEHITIAIGTEFKVYLRKIMPNILRVLKYDRSKDRFLTEKLLLAIQKFENNLDDVLLSIVPAIIGLFDGRGIPTSTSKLAMETIKHLSTYLYFRPYAAVIIQALAKVLDNNPSLRQTAMNTLCALIVQLGREYIDYIPSVERILIKHKIQCPNYIVLVTRLQVISTLASDDDYLDETRTKLRNQKNDMLTADTQTIQKLHVNVNNLRKCWSMNNILCKEDWAEWLRHLSVGFLLESNSPAIRACSTLAQNYPQLARDLFNAAFMSCWTELDDNTRKELVTALERALSEPDSAELSLSMLDLAEFMEHCEKGLLPVPVRLLGDTAVQCRAYAKALYYKEEEYRQNPTTEVVEALIHINNKLQQREAANGLLEKVIAQQKQGDCSLNVHVRWYEKLHNWEQALDLYNKKLEVEPQDDESKLGLLRCLEAMGEWRKIYNITTEQWDAMSEDMKYKSAKIAAAASWGLQEWESMRKCVDCISQDSQDGAFYRAILAIHEGQWSESRNFIDTARSLLDVELTAVVGESYQRAYGALVNAQLLTELDEVVTHKLIEERRSTISKSWWLRLQGGQRLVEDWRKLLQIRSLVASPREHFQTWLKFASLCRKTGSINQAHKIVISIVGCDPASNPEVLLRMQDPRVVLSYSKNLWEVGNKRYAYDVLQRYVDSAVPENDDHCRLLARCHLKLGSWCEALQEINELSIPEILRNYVAAVNLAPDWYKACHAWACMNFETVLFYKQQDNVSESSIAGGSAEKKVSRADFINTHTIPAIEGFFKSISLSNGSALQDTLRLLTLWFDHGHNTAVYDALFEGIRQIDVKIWLQVIPQLIARIDSPRSLVAKLVHILLIDIGKLHPQALVCPLTVATKSSFVMRRNSANHILNTMCAHSQNLVNEAAIISEELIKVAILWHDQVVIAIDEASRLYFTEKDYRGMFKTLEKMHAMLSRPPETLKEISFLQMYGRDLEEAQRWCEMYKSTGEDRYLNEAWDLYYFVIRRILAQFRALTSLELQYVSKRLHTCRDFELAVPGSYVPNQKVIRISHIHSQLQVIKSKQRPRRLTIQGSDGKQYMFLLKGHEDLRQDERVMQLFGLVNTLLQADTTTYRHDLAIQRYAVIPLSPNSGLIGWVPQCDTLYNLISDYRAKKSNKLNLNTEQQIMTRMASDYHKLLLRHKVEVFEHTLSQTPGNDLARLLWLKSPSAEAWFERRTNYTRSLAVMSMVGYILGLGDRHPSNIMLHRVTGKVLHIDFGDCFEVTQTRERFPEKIPFRLTRMLINAMEVTGIEGTYRFTCESVMQVLHKHRDSVMAVLEAFVYDPLLNWRLIENDHRSLTESTFSSDIDSSYTLPSRSRNHLHYQSPEILPEANLNKRALAILNRIRDKLTGRDFPNIEAVVSVRKQVDLLIKLATNNENLCQCYIGWCPFW, encoded by the exons ATGGCTAGTAATCAAGTATATGAATTGGTCTCCGGACTTAAATCTCGCCATGCCGAGACACGACATAAAGCTATACGGGAGTTACTTCACTTTGCTAAAACAGATCTACGTGAGATGTCTCAGGACACTCTCACTCAGGTGTTGGATGACTTCAATCAACAAATTCACTCGTTGACTTCAAGTTTCGATACCAACGAGAAAAAGGCAGGAATTCTCACAATCG TTTGTCTCATTGGCGGGGACACAGAAACTACTAAAACTAGAACCCTTCGCTATGCAAATTATTTGAGATATATCTTTCCCACAACTGATATGGGCATTTTAGAATTAGCTGCTAAAACAATGGGGCGACTGGCTGTGACACTCGGAGTCAAAAGGGGAGAGTATGTTGAGTTTGAAATCAAAAGGGCATGTGAGTGGTTGGCGGAAGACAGAAATGAGGCAAAAAGATTATCAGCTGTTTTAATATTACGGGAACTCGCTATTGCCATGCCTTCATATTTCTATCAGCATATTAACTCattctttaattatataatgatTCCTCTCAGAGACCCAAAAGATCAGGTCAGAGAGGTAGCAGCCAAAACACTGAGAGCAGCTTTACAGGTCACAGCTCAAAGAGAAATTCCAGAACAAACTTACAAAGCTCATTGGTATATACAATGTTATGAAGAAGCTGTGACATCCTTCTCAGACTCTGTTAGAAGCTTGAATAGGGATGAGAGTCTCCATGGAGCATTATTAATCTTAAATGAACTTTTGAGATGTTCTAACTCTATTTGGGAGAAAAAATACACAACTCTTATGCAGAAACTTGATTCAGAACAAGATACATCTGATGATATGTCATCCTTCAATGTCAAAATGCAAAGTTCATTTACAAAAAGTTATTctgatgaaaaaaatcaagttgTATCAGTAAATGAATCCAGTATATGTAAAAAGTTGATTTCAGAGAAATATGAGACAATATGTTCAGAAATTATGGCATTACAGATGTCCAGATCTCCAAATGTACACCAAATGCTTCTACTGATTATTCCAAGACTGGCAGCATTCAACAAAGATGCATTTTCCAAGAAACATCTAAAATCAACAATCAATCACGTTATAACCTTCCTTACTGGAAAGGATAAAGAGAAAGCCATGGCTTTTACAACTTTGGGACTCATTTGTGTGGCTGTTGAAGAAGAAATACAGCCATACCTAACCAGAAttatagaaattattaaagtaaCTTTAATGACTAAAGATACTCCAAAGAAGCGAACAGGTGTAGACACAGCTGTTTTTAATTGTGTTACTCTCTTAGGATTTGCTATGAAAGAAAAAGTTTCTAATGATGTCAAAGAATTATTAGAACCTATGTGTGCAACTGGGCTTACTGCTCATCTCACTACATGCTTTAAAGAGTTAAGTCAAAATATGCCTTCtctaaaaaaggaaataactGATAGATTGTTAAATATGCTCTCTATAATTTTAAGGAAGAAACCCTATGCTCCCAATACTTCTGAAAATCCATTAGTCCAAATAATGTCATCAGCAATATTAGTGGAAGCACATGATGCCACAAAGCTGGTACTGGCTCTAAAAACATTAGGATCTTTTGATTTTGAGTGGAACAACACACTCATGTCTTTCATAAGGAGATGCACAGATCACTATTTGTCTAGTGAGCAACATGATGTGAGATTGGAGGCTGTTAAAACTGCATCAAAGCTTCTGACAAAGGCAGTTGAAAGATGTGCTGTGACAAATTCAAGAACTTTAAACTTATTGATTGATGAATCTCTTGGTAAGTTCTTATCTGTCGGCAGATCAGATTTTGATCAAGAAGTGAGGTACAGAGTATTTGAAATATTCTCCAActctatttttgataaatatttggcAGTAGAAGAACATTTGAATTGTCTCTTTGTTGCAATTAATGACTCAAACTCTGAAGTAGGTGAGCTAGCACTGTGTGTTGTTGGTAGACTTAGTAATTTAAATCCAAGTTACACAACGCCTACTCTTCGTCAGTTATTCGTCCAAATTTTAATGGAGCTACAACATTCAGAGTCAACACATACTAAAGAACAAGCACTTCGAATGATAAACAATCTAATCTGCCATGCTCCAAGACTCACAAGACAATTTGTGGACACTATTCTAAAGGTTCTTGTTCCTATGTTAAGAGAAGAAGCTAGCAATACTGCAATGATTGTAACAACATTAAAAGCTATAGGTGACCTGGCTGAAGTGAATGGTGGCGGCGCCGCCTTAAATCAGTGGCGTCAAGAACTGATGGAAATACAAATTGACATACTCTCTGATCCAAATCAACCTGAAAAAAGAAGTGTTGCTTTATGGTCCTTCGGGCAGATTATAAGTGCCACAGGTTACGTAGTTAGACCTTATATGGATCACCCTCAACTAATGGACTTGTTGCTTAATTTCTTAAAGTCTGAACAGCAACCAAGGGACAGGCGCGAAACAATACGAGTTTTAGGTCTTCTGGGAGCTTTAGATCCCTACAAAcataaagtcaatcaaggttTGATTGATTTTCAAACAATTTCTACACTGATTCCTATTTCGGAGCCTTCAAAAACAGAGCACTTTGATTCTAACGTGAGCGAGATGCTGGTAAACATGTCTCCACTAGTACTGGATGAGTTCTACCCGGCGATCGTGGTGACTTCTCTGATGCGCATCCTCCGCGACCCCATGCTGGCGCAGTACCACACCAGCGTCGTGCATGCCGTTACTATCATCTTCCAAACTCTTGGAATAAAATGTGTTCCATATATTTCCCGAGTAACGCCTACGTTACTTTTTGTAATACGCAACACGGATAACAGCAATTTCCGTGAGTTCCTAATAACTCAATTGGCGCAATTGATATCCGTCGTGAAGATTTACATTCGTCCATATCTAGAAGATATTTTCGATTTGATAAAAGAGTACTGGACGCCCGAGAGCCAGCTACAGCCCACGCTGATAATGCTAGTAGAACATATCACCATAGCTATTGGGACAGAGTTCAAAGTCTATTTGAGGAAGATTATGCCAAACATTTTAAGGGTTCTTAAATATGATAGGAGTAAAGACAGATTTTTGACAGAGAAGTTGTTGCTGGCCATTCAAAAATTTGAGAATAATTTAGATGATGTTTTGCTGTCTATAGTTCCAGCTATTATTGGTTTGTTTGATGGGAGGGGTATTCCTACTTCTACATCAAAATTAGCGATGGAGACGATAAAACACCTCAGTACGTATTTGTACTTCAGGCCGTACGCGGCGGTTATCATACAAGCGCTGGCGAAAGTCTTAGACAACAATCCTTCTTTAAGGCAAACTGCTATGAATACATTATGCGCCTTGATTGTACAATTAGGCCGCGAATACATAGATTATATTCCTTCGGTGGAAAGAATTCTAATCAAGCACAAGATTCAATGCCCTAATTACATAGTGCTGGTGACGCGACTGCAAGTTATATCGACTCTTGCTTCCGATGATGACTATTTGGATGAAACTCGGACAAAGTTGCGGAATCAAAAGAATGac ATGTTGACCGCTGATACACAAACTATCCAAAAGTTGCATGTCAATGTGAACAATTTGCGGAAGTGCTGGTCCATGAACAACATCCTATGCAAGGAGGACTGGGCGGAGTGGCTGCGGCATCTCAGCGTCGGCTTCCTGCTCGAATCCAACAGCCCAGCTATCAG AGCGTGTTCAACCCTGGCTCAAAACTACCCGCAGTTGGCGCGCGATCTCTTTAACGCGGCCTTCATGTCTTGCTGGACCGAATTAGACGACAACACGCGGAAG GAACTGGTGACGGCCCTGGAGCGGGCGCTGTCGGAGCCGGACTCGGCGGAGCTGTCGCTGAGCATGCTGGACCTGGCGGAGTTCATGGAGCACTGCGAGAAGGGGCTGCTGCCCGTGCCCGTCCGGCTGCTCGGCGACACCGCCGTCCAGTGCCGGGCGTATGCCAAGGCGCTTTATTATAAG GAAGAAGAGTACCGCCAAAATCCGACCACGGAAGTGGTAGAAGCtttaattcatattaataacaaattacaacaGAGGGAAGCAGCCAACGGATTGCTGGAAAAGGTCATTGCTCAGCAGAAACAGGGCGATTGCTCGCTGAACGTCCACGTGCGCTGGTACGAGAAACTTCACAACTGGGAGCAGGCATTAGACCTCTATAATAAGAAGTTAGAGGTGGAACCACAAGATGATGAATCAAAGCTAGGTCTGCTGAGATGTCTAGAAGCTATGGGCGAGTGGAGGAAGATATACAATATCACAACAGAACAATGGGATGCCATGTCTGAGGATATGAAATATAAGTCAGCGAAAATTGCCGCCGCTGCGTCCTGGGGACTTCAAGAATGGGAGTCGATGCGGAAATGCGTTGATTGTATTTCTCAAGACTCGCAAGACGGCGCCTTTTACAGGGCTATTCTAGCTATCCACGAAGGCCAGTGGTCGGAATCAAGGAACTTTATAGATACTGCGAGGAGTTTATTGGACGTGGAATTGACCGCAGTCGTCGGAGAGAGCTACCAACGAGCCTATGGGGCTCTGGTTAACGCGCAGCTATTGACGGAGTTAGATGAAGTCGTAACGCATAAGTTGATTGAAGAAAGACGCAGTACGATATCAAAGAGCTGGTGGCTGAGGCTACAGGGTGGCCAGAGACTAGTAGAAGACTGGAGGAAGTTGCTTCAGATCCGCAGCCTCGTGGCGTCACCTCGCGAACACTTCCAGACTTGGCTCAAATTCGCGTCACTCTGCAGAAAGACCGGCTCCATCAACCAGGCTCATAAGATAGTTATATCGATCGTAGGGTGCGATCCGGCGTCCAATCCTGAGGTTTTATTAAGAATGCAGGATCCGAGAGTAGTTCTATCGTATAGCAAGAATCTCTGGGAGGTGGGGAACAAACGATACGCTTACGACGTTCTACAGAGATATGTGGACTCTGCAGTACCTGAAAATGACGATCACTGCAGACTGCTAGCTCGATGCCACTTGAAGCTGGGCTCGTGGTGTGAAGCCCTTCAAGAAATAAACGAGTTATCCATACCAGAGATATTGAGGAATTACGTAGCGGCAGTAAATCTAGCACCAGATTGGTACAAGGCTTGCCACGCCTGGGCGTGTATGAATTTTGAGACAGTGTTGTTCTACAAGCAACAGGACAATGTGTCTGAGAGCAGTATAGCTGGCGGTTCCGCTGAGAAGAAAGTATCTAGAGCAGATTTCATCAATACTCATACCATACCAGCTATCGAAGGGTTCTTTAAGTCGATCAGCTTATCAAACGGAAGCGCTCTACAAGATACGTTGCGACTTTTGACGTTGTGGTTCGATCACGGCCACAACACGGCGGTATACGATGCGCTCTTTGAAGGTATCCGCCAGATCGACGTCAAAATCTGGCTGCAAGTCATACCCCAGTTGATAGCTAGGATTGATTCGCCAAGAAGTTTGGTTGCAAAGTTGGTTCATATCCTCTTGATCGATATAGGAAAGTTGCATCCCCAAGCGTTGGTGTGTCCTCTGACTGTTGCAACTAAATCTTCGTTCGTGATGAGGAGAAACTCTGCAAATCACATTCTGAACACTATGTGCGCTCACTCTCAGAACCTGGTCAATGAAGCGGCTATAATTTCGGAAGAGCTCATCAAAGTTGCTATATTGTGGCACGATCAAGTTGTCATTGCTATCGATGAAGCATCCag GCTGTACTTCACGGAGAAGGACTACCGCGGCATGTTCAAGACTTTGGAGAAGATGCACGCGATGCTGAGCCGGCCGCCGGAGACGCTGAAGGAGATCTCGTTCCTGCAGATGTATGGCAGGGATCTAGAGGAGGCGCAGCGCTGGTGCGAAATGTATAag AGCACAGGCGAAGACAGATACCTGAACGAGGCGTGGGACCTCTACTACTTCGTGATCCGCCGCATCCTCGCCCAGTTCCGCGCGCTCACCTCCCTGGAGCTGCAGTACGTCAGCAAGAGACTGCACACTTGTAGGGACTTCGAGTTGGCCGTGCCTGGATCCTACGTCCCTAATCAGAAAGTCATCAGAATATCGCATATACACAGCCAGTTGCAG GTGATAAAATCGAAGCAGCGTCCACGTCGCCTCACAATCCAGGGTTCCGACGGAAAACAATACATGTTCCTGCTCAAAGGCCACGAGGACCTCCGCCAAGACGAACGCGTCATGCAACTGTTCGGACTCGTCAACACGCTACTCCAAGCAGACACCACAACTTATAGACACGACTTGGCTATACAAAGATACGCCGTGATTCCACTCTCGCCGAACTCGGGCCTTATAGGCTGGGTGCCACAGTGCGACACCCTGTATAATCTGATAAGTGACTATCGAGCGAAGAAGTCGAACAAGCTGAATTTGAACACGGAGCAACAAATTATGACGAGAATGGCATCGGATTATCATAAGCTGCTGTTGAGGCATAAG GTCGAAGTATTCGAGCACACGCTCTCCCAAACGCCAGGGAACGACTTAGCTCGGCTTCTCTGGCTGAAAAGTCCCTCTGCCGAGGCGTGGTTCGAACGTCGCACCAACTACACGCGTTCCCTGGCCGTCATGAGCATGGTGGGCTATATCCTAGGGCTGGGTGACCGCCACCCTTCAAACATTATGCTGCATAGAGTCACGGGAAAGGTTCTGCATATAGACTTCGGAGACTGCTTCGAGGTGACGCAGACCAGGGAGCGGTTCCCGGAGAAGATACCGTTTAGGTTGACGCGGATGCTCATCAATGCTATGGAG GTGACGGGCATCGAAGGCACGTACCGCTTCACTTGCGAGTCCGTGATGCAGGTGCTCCACAAACACCGCGACAGCGTCATGGCGGTGCTCGAAGCCTTCGTCTACGACCCGCTGCTCAACTGGAGGCTCATCGAGAACGACCACCGGTCCCTCACAGAGTCCACCTTCTCTTCAGACATCGACTCGTCGTACACACTGCCAAGTCGAAGCAGGAACCATTTGCACTACCAATCACCTGAAATCCTACCCGAGGCGAACTTGAACAAAAGAGCATTAGCCATTTTGAATCGGATACGCGACAAACTGACGGGCAGGGACTTCCCCAATATTGAAGCGGTGGTCAGCGTGAGGAAACAAGTGGATCTGCTGATCAAGTTGGCTACCAACAATGAAAACTTGTGCCAGTGCTATATAGGGTGGTGCCCGTTCTGGTGA
- the LOC106134286 gene encoding cytidine deaminase-like, translated as MGNFKIVDFNELDEVAQTLVKEAVSVRKRAYCPYSNFAVGAALVTEVDSKVYTGCNVENAALAPSICAERCAVPKAVSEGYTKMSRIAVVAQQEEFTAPCGFCRQTLREFCASDGDMVIYLSKPTMDKVLCTKLSELLPISFVTFKE; from the exons ATGGGAAACTTCAAAATCGTTGATTTTAACGAATTGG ACGAAGTAGCGCAAACATTGGTGAAAGAAGCGGTGTCAGTGAGAAAAAGAGCGTATTGTCCTTACTCGAACTTCGCCGTAGGAGCCGCGCTGGTGACAGAGGTTGACTCCAAAGTGTACACTGGCTGCAACGTTGAAAATGCTGCTCTCGCGCCCTCAATTTGCGCTGAGAGATGCGCAGTGCCCAAGGCGGTTTCCGAAGGTTACACGAAGATGTCCAGAATAGCCGTGGTCGCCCAACAAGAAGAATTCACGGCTCCGTGTGGATTCTGCCGACAAACCCTCAGAGAATTTTGCGCATCCGATGGAGACATGGTTATCTACCTGAGCAAACCCACCATGGACAAAGTGCTGTGTACAAAACTGTCGGAACTGTTACCGATCTCCTTCGTCACATTTAAAGAGTAG